The genomic region AGGGACACGTTGATCATCCAGTACACCGGGAACAGCATCAGCGCGGTGAGGACGACGCCGATCACGGTCGTGCGAAGGGAACGTTCGGAGCGGGGGCTGCCGGCGCGGGAACGGCCAGTGCGGGGAAGGGTCATGCCTCCTGCCTCCTCTGGACGCGGATGTAGAGCAGGCCGAAGAGCAGCGCGATGAGGATGAGGATGTTGCCGACCGCCGCTCCGGGGCCGAACTGGGGCAGCAGAGTGCCGAATCCGAGCTTGTAGGACCAGGTCGCGAGCGTGGACGAGGAGTTCCCCGGGCCACCCCTGGTCATGATCCAGATCAGGTCGAAGACCTTGAGGGTGTAGACGAGGCCCAGCAGCAGGGTGATGGCGGAGACCGGCCGCAGCAGCGGGAAGGTGATGCGGCGGAACTGCTGCCAGGCGCCGGCGCCGTCGAGGGACGCCGCCTCGTACAGCTCGGCGGGGACGTTCTGCAGGCCGCTGTAGAGGACGACCAGGTTGAACGGGATGCCGATCCAGATGTTGGCGATGATGACCGAGGTCAGGGCCCAGCGCGGCGAGGTGAGCCAGTCGACGGGGGCGATCCCCACCAGGTGCAGCGTGTGGTTGACGATGCCGGATTCGCTGTTGAGCATCCACGACCAGGTCGACGAGGAGACGATCAGCGGCAGCAGCCAGGGGACGAGGAAGAGCGCCCGCAGGATGCCGGCCAGCCGGAAGTGCCGGTTGAAGAACACGGCCAGGGCCAGGCCGATCACGTACTGGAACGCGAGCGAGGCCAGGGTGAAGACCGCGGTGTTGGTCAGCGCGGGCCAGAAGGTCGGGTCGTGCAGGACCTGGGAGAAGTTGGCCCACCCCGAGAACGGGGCGTTGCCGTCGACGAACGAGCGCACCGTGTAGTGGTGCAGGCTCAGATCCAGGTTCCGGTAGAGGGGGTAGAGGTAGAAGGCGGCGAGGTAGACGACCAGCGGGGCGACGAAGGCCCACGCGGTGAGCTGGGTGCGTCGGCGCTGGCGCCGAACGGCGGCCCGCGCGTCGCGGGTTCGGTGGGTCGCCCTGGACGCCACCGGTGACCGCGGCGGGCGGTCGGTGTGGGCGAGAGTCACGGAAAGCTCCTTGAGCGGTGGCGGCGTCCAGGACGCGCGGTGGTCCCGAGACGAGGCTCCGGGTCAGCCCTTGTGGTTCGCGGCGGCGTTCTGCGCGGCGTCCAGGGCAGCCTGCGGGCCCTGGCCTCCGGACAGCGCGCCCTGCACGGCCGTCCACAACTGCTGTGAGATGACCGGATACTTGGAGCCGAGGCCGTTGCTGGTTCGGCCCCGGGCGGCGGCCACGGCGCTCACCCACGGTGTGAGGGCGGAGTTGGCCTGGGTCTGCTGGGCCTGCACGGCCTGGGTGGGGGCGATGTACGACAGCGTGGTGTCGGTGCCGAGCAGGTTGGCCGAATCGGTCAGACAGGAGACGATCTGCTTGGTGACGGCGTAGCGGGCGGTGTCCTTCTGCACCGGAACGGTGACGAACTCTCCACCGGTGGGGGCGGGGGCCGGTCCGCCGTCCTTGGCGGGGATGTTGATGACGCCGTAGGGGAAGCCGGCCTTCGCCGCGTTGGCCAGTTGCCAGGTGCCGTTCTCGCCGAAGGCGTACTGGCCGGTGGCGAACTCCTGCCAGCTGGTGGTCTGGGTGTTGTTCAGCACGTCGTTGGGTGCGGAGCCGTCGGCGACCCAGCCCTTCCACAGCGAGAGGGCGGCCACGCCCTTGGCATCGTTGAGGTGGGTGAGGTCACCGCCGGCGCCCCAGAACCAGGGCAGGAACTGGAAGCTGCCCTCCTCGGTGCCGATCGCGGAGAAGGTGATGCCCTTCTTGCCGGCCGCCTTGACCTTGGCCAGCGCGGAGTTGAGGGAGTCCCAGTTCGTGACGGAGGCGGGGTCGACGCCGGCGGCGTCCAGGACCGACTTGTTGTAGTAGAGCGCCAGCGTGTTCGCACCGATCGGGAGTCCGTAGGCGGCGCCGTCGATGGCGCCCGCACCGATGATGTTCTGCTGGACGGACGCGGTGTCCACGCCCAGATCGCTCATCTTGTTGAGGATCCCGGCCTCGACCAGTGTGGAGACCACGGGGTTGTCCACCAGCATGACGTCGGGCGAATTGCCCTGCTGGGCGGCGAGCAGGGCCTTGTTGCCGAGGTCGGTCGTGTCCAGGGAGGTGCGCTTGACGGTGACGCCGGCCTGGGTGCCGCACGCGGCGACGCGCTTGCCCCAGTCGGAGGTGGCGTCGAACTGCGGGTACGGGTCCCAGAAGGTGAAGGTGCCCTTGTCGGACGAGGACCCCTGGACGGTGGAGCCGCTGGAACAAGCGGTCGCGGAGGCGAGCGCGGTGACGGTGAGGAGGGCGGCTGCGATCGCGGTGCGCCGGGTCTGTCTCATCGGGATGACCTCATTGTGGGTGGGCTCGGTGCGGTGGGGACGGTCCGGAAGGGGACGCTGCGGAGGGGACGCTGCGGTGCGGGCGGTGCCGAGAGGTGCGGATGCCTCGGAGGCGGGGTGCGTCCTGAGCGGGGGATTCAGTCGGTGGGAAGCCAGACGCGCATGCTGCCGTCCTCGCGGTTGGCCCAGGCGTAGTAGGGGACGGCGGTGAGCTCCACCGGCTCGCCCGTGCCGACGGGCGACGCGTGGTCGCCGCGCTCCGCGTCCGTGCGGTCCTGGTAGGGCCACCAGCCGGACGGGGCGAGGCGGCGCCGGTAGCCCGCGCCGACCACCGTGACGACACCGCCGAGCAGGTCGGGACGGTCCTTGGCGGACAGCGGGCGGCTGGGGTCGAGGACGACGTCGTCCAGCCCGCCGCCCGGGTGGTCCACCTGCTCGACGCAGTAGACCAGCGGGCCGCGTTCGATCGCGACGCAGCCGCGGACGGCGTCCACCCGCGGGTCGGCCTCGACCAGGCGGACCGGCAGGTCCAGGTCCAGCACGAGGGCGTCCCCGGCGGTCCAGACGCGCTCCACCCGCAGCCAGCCGTCCTGCGCGGGCGCCTCGTTCTGCGTGCGGGCCGAGGGGACGCCGTCGACGCTGAGTGTGTAGTCGCGGCACCACTGCGGTATGCGCAGAGACAGCGTCCAGGGCATGTCCGGACACTCCTCGACGGTCACGGTGATGCGGCCCTGCCACGGATAGTCAGTGTTAACGTTCACAAAAATGGGCAGCCCTCGGTCCGTCTCCCCGCGGTAGCGTCCCGAGACGTACTGGTGCAGGTGAAGGCCGGAGCCGTCGGACGCGGACACGTAGTGCTCGAGGCTGGCCAGCAGCCGCATGACGTTCGGCGGGCAGCAGGCGCAGCGGAACCAGCGGGTACGGCGGGCCGACTGGTCGTCGCCCGTGTCGGTGTGGCCGTCGCGCACCTGCAGCGGGTTGACGTAGAGCCAGCGCTCTCCGTCCAGCGACATGCCCGCCAGGAAGCCGTTGAAGAGGGTCCGCTCGATCAGGTCGCTGTAGCGGGCCTGTCCCGTCAACAGGGCCATCCGCCAGCTGAATTGGATGGATGCGATGGCGGCACAGGTTTCGCAGTAGGCCCGCTCGTTGGGTAGCTCGTAGGGGTCGCCGAAGTCCTCCTCGTCGTGGTGGGCGCCGACGCCGCCGGTCAGGTGGGTCTTGGTGGCGACCATGGCGTGCCACAACCTGGCTGCGGCGGCGCCCAGTTCGTCGTCTCCCGTCTCGGTGGCCAGGTCCGCGGCCGCCGCCAGCAGGTAGAGCTGGCGGACGGCGTGGCCCTCCACGTTGTCCGCCTGGCGCAGCGGGACCCGGTCCTGGCAGTACCGCTCGCCCCCGAGCCGCCCGTGACCGAAGCGGTCCACGAAGTACCCGGCCAGGTCCAGGTAGCGCCGTTCACCGGTCTCCCGGTACAGCTCGACGAGCGCGGTCTCCACCTCGGGGTGGCCGTCGATGCCGTCGACGGGCTTCCCGCTGTCCGGGGTGCCGAACGTCGCGTCGATGTGGTCGGCGAACCGGCGGGCCACCTGGAGCAGGCTGTCGGCGCCGGTGGCCCGGTGGTGGGCGACGGCCGCCTGGATCAAGTGACCGGCACAGTACAGCTCATGACCCCAGCGCAGGTCCAGAAACGGACCGTCGCCCTTCCCGGACTGGAACCAGCTGTTGAGGTACCCGTCCGGCTGCTGGGCGTCCGCCACCAGGGCGATGATCTTCTCCATGTGCTCGGCCAACGATGCCTCCGCGGCGGCACCGTGCTCGCCGTCGGGGGCCTGACCGAGCTGCCAGGAGGCGGCCTCGAGCCACTTGTAGACGTCGGAGTCCATGAAGGGGTAGTCGCCGCGGAACGGGCCGTCGGCGGCGCCGGCCGCCAGCCGCAGGTCGTGGAGATTGCCGGCCGACTCGAGTAGGCCGGGCCCCTGGGGGATGGCCACGCGGGCGACCGTCCGGCGCCGGTCGTACCAGAAGCCCCCGCTCACGACCGGGTCGACAGTCGGCCGCTGCGCGGTGCGGGCCTGGGCACCGATCCGGACCGGACCGTGCGTGGCGGGGGTGGTCGGGGTGGCGGGGGCTGCGGGGGTGGAGGTGCTGCGGGACATGATCCTCCCAGGATCAACGCCGGGTGGCACAGGGCGGACAACGCAGACGGGGAACGGCAACATCGGCATCTGCGCAAACCTTTTCCAGCCGGAAACGTAGGCGGAACCAACCAGGGCGTCAAGAGTGCTGACAGCGAAGCATTTTTGCGTGCAACGTCTCGTCAGCACGCCACTGTTGTGGCACCATGAGGCCCGCCATCGAAACTGAGAAAAGGGTTTCCTCGTGTCCGAAAATGTCCGGCCGTCCGTCGGGACGAGAGCCAGGCTCGCGGACGTCGCCGCCCTGGCCGGGGTGAGTGTCGGTACGGCGTCGAAGGCGCTCAGCGGCAGCGGCCGGATGCGCCCGGAGACACGGCAGCGGGTGATGGCCGCGGTTCAGGCGCTGGACTTCCGCCCGAACCAGCAGGCGCAGAGCCTGCACAGCGGACGCAGTTGGACGGTGGGTCTGATGACCACGGACGGCATAGGCCGGTTCAGCACGCCGGTCCTGCTCGGCGCGGAGGACGCACTCGGGGCGGGCCGGATATCCGTGCTCCTGTGCGACACCCGGGGGGACGCCATCCGGGAGCAGCACCACCTGCGGAACCTGATGGACCGCCGGGTGGACGGCATCATCGTCACCGGTCGCCGCACCGACCCGAGACCCCCGCTGGAAGACGTGCAGGACGTACCGGTCGTCTACGCCCTCTCCCCGTCCACCGGCCCCTCCGACATCTCGGTGGTCAGCGACGAGAAGGGCGGCTGCCGCCTGGCGGTCGAACACCTGCTGGGCGTCGGGCGCACCCGCATCGCGCACGTGACCGGACCGGCCCACCACGCGGCGGCACACGACCGCGCCCGCTACACCGAGTCGCTGCTGAGCGAAGCGTCCCTGTCCCTGTCGACCGGCCGGGTGCACTATGGCGACTGGAGCGAGGCATGGGGCCGCCGGGCCACCGACTCGGTGCTGCGTTCCGCCCCGGACACCGACGCCTTCTTCTGCGGCAACGACCAGATCGCCCGAGGTGTCACGGACGCGCTGCGCGAGCGCGGAGTCCGGGTACCGGAGGATGTCGCCGTGATCGGCTACGACAACTGGGACACCATGGCACTCGCCAGCCGCCCACCGCTGACCACCGTCGATGTCGACCTGGTCGAAATCGGCCGCATCGCGGCCCTGCGGCTGCTGGAAGCCATCGATGCCCGGCCGAACCCCGGTACCCACACGGTGCCGTGTCGCCTGATGGTCCGGGAATCGGCCTGACAGGCCTGACCCGCTTGAAGCTGGGCGCCAACTGACTGCAGGTCAGGAGTGGTTGGTCGCAACGGTGGTGAGTGGTGGAGGGACGCCGCCGGCGCGCCGTCCCTCCACCGGGTCCCCGGACGGCAACCGGGCTCAGTCCCCCGGTCGGCTGGTAGGCCGGCCGAGGTAGGTCAGGACGCCCGGATCGGCCACCCGGATCTCGTGGAAGCCCATCCGGTCGTAGAAGCCGCGGGCGGCCGTGTTCGCGGTGACCATGCCCAGGTGGACCCGTGCCGCTCCGGCCTCGTCGAGGGCGGCGAACAGCGTGGTCAGCAAGGCGCGGCCGTAGCCCCGTCCCTGGTAATCGGGCAGCAGGTCGATGTGCAGGTGGGCCGGGTAGTCCGCGAGCTCGGGAACGAGCATGCGTTCCGGCCGGTGCAGCAGCGTGGCCATCACCTCGTCGGGCGTGCCGGGTTCGCCGGCCGGCAGCGGATGCCGGGCGGCGACCACGGGCAGCCACTTCTCGCGGAAGTCGCGGACGAAGCGCGTGGTGTCGCGGGTACCCAGCACGTAGCCCACCGGTCCGTCCCCGTCGTCGAGGACGAAGGCCAGCTCCGGTTCGAGGACCGTGTACGGCGCGGCGAAGATGTTCGGAAGCAGCTGTTGGTCGCGGTAGACGCCGCGGGCGTCACCGCCGGCTTCGGCGGTGCGCATGCAGATGTCGAAGACGGCGTCCCGGTCCCCGGGACGGTAGCGGCGGATGGCGGCCATGGGCGTTCGGAGCCTCCGAGCGGGGTTTGGGAGCGCTCCCAGTCTACTCGCAGTGCTGGGCGCCCAGGAACGCCACCCGCCGTTCTCAGTCAGCTCGGTGAGGAGGCGTCAGCTGTCGGTCAGGCGCGACGCGGGCAGACCGCGGATCCCGGTGCGGACGCGGTAGGTCGAGCCGGAGGCCGGGTAGCGGCCCAGCGCCTCCTGGTCGAGGCCGATCGAGGCGGTGGTGACGATCAGCTCGGTCAGGTCCGGGCCGGCGAAGCAGCAACTGGTCAACCGCGCCACTGGAAGCTCCAGTACGCCCACCAGGGCGCCGTCCGGGGCGAAGCGCAGCACCGCGCCGCCGTCCCAGAGCGCCGTCCAGAGGTGGCCCTCGGCATCCACGGTCAGCCCGTCGGGCGCACCGAGGCGGGGGTCGATGGTGATCAGCGTCCGGCTCTCCCCGAGCCTGCCGCTCCCGGGGTCGAAGTCGTAGGCGGTGATGGTGCCGGGCACGCTGTCGGTCACGTACATGACGGTGCCGTCCGGCGACCAGCCGAGCCCGTTGGGGATGGTCAGGCCGGTCAGCACGGTCTCCACCCGCCCGTGCTCGCGCGCCACGCACAGCAGGCCGGCTCCTGCTGCGGCGTCGCGGGCCATGACCCCCACCCAGAGCCGGCCCGCGGGATCGCACTTGCCGTCGTTGGCGCGGTGGGTGGCCGGATCGGCGGGCAGCTTCGCGACCTCGCCGACGCTGCCGTCCCGGCTCACGGCGAGCAGATCGGTGCCGACCGCGGCGAGCCACTGATCGGTGCGCCACGGCACGGCGCAGCCGATGTCGTCGGCCACCGGTATCCGGGTCGTGCCCTGGTCGGTGACGATCAGCAGCGCCCGCCCGGCGATGTCGACCAGACTCAGCGTGGCGCTCTCGGCATCCCAGCTCGGACCCTCACCGAGCAGCAGCGGCTCGTGGTCCAGCGGCTCGGGGTCGTCGTGTCGGATCTTCATGGTGCCTCCGGTGTGTTGGCTTCTGACGGTGTTGGCGCCTGGCTGGCGTTGTGGGACGCGCTCAGAGACCGGTCCGAGGCATCAACCGCGACGTGGGTACCACCGATCATGGGAGCCCCGGTGGATGCGGCGCGGACCAGCGCTCCCGGCCGGTTCGAGAGACCTCAGCGCGACCCCCAGCCGGGCGGGAGCAGATCCCAGGACCCGTGCCTGATCCACTCGCTCAGGGTCGCAGGCCTGCCGCTGTCGCCGTGGTGAAGCGACAGCGAGACGATTTGATCACAGGTGGCCCGCCCGTCCCACCACACTGTGCCGGCCAGTGGGCCCGTCATCACCAGCAGCGTGCTGAAGCCGCAACCGTTCTCCTGCACGATCACGGCGCCCGCCGTCTTCCGGTCTTCGAACTCCTCGCACTCCGTATCCCAGGCGTGCCAGGCAGCCGCGTAGGACAGATCGTCCGAGAAGTCCTCCAACCGGGGTTCCCGCTCTGAAAGTTCGGCATCCGCCTGGGCATAGGAGGCGGGGTGCGGAAACGGCGTGGCCAACAGGTCGCGTCGCCTGTTGCGGTTCCCGGCCCACCACCAGCCTTGATCCGTGTGCTCAAGCCGCGGCAGAACTCCACCCGCACTCACTCCCAGGACGTACGAGCGGTACTCCTCCGGAAATGAGATTCCGAGTGCTCGCTCGGCTTCCGCAACCTCGCGGCAGGTCAACGGGGGCGGGGCGGGAGTACTCCTCATGGGGCCGAGCTTAGGGGCGTCGCTTCGGGACGAGGACGGCTCTTCGTCGGTACCGGGACTCCGGCGTCGGCGCGCTCAACTCGGTCGTGGTCGGCCACGCGCGGTGCCGGGAGGGAGGTGCTTGACCCTCACGTGGCGTCATGGCCCATTGTCGGTGGTGTGGAAGAGCAACTGACGGTGGGACGGGTGGCCGAGCTGGCCGGGGTGAGCGTCCGCACGCTGCATCACTATGACGAGATCGGCCTCGTGCAGCCGTCCGCGCGGACCGCGGTGGGGTACCGGGCCTACTCGGCGGGGGACGTGGAGCGACTGCGGGAGGTGCTCGCCTATCGGCGGTTGGGCTTCGGGTTGCGCGAGATCGCGGATCTGGTGGACGACCCGACCACCGACGCGGTCGCGCATCTGCACCGGCTGCGCGGCCTGCTGGTGGAACAGCGCGAGCGTGCTGCGGCCATGGTGACGGCCATAGACCGGGAACTGGAGGCGCGGGCCATGGGGATCAGGACGACGCCGGAGGAGCAACTGAAGGTGTTCGGCGCGCAGTTGTACGAGGCCATCGGGTCCGCGTATCCGGCGACGCGGCGCACCGAGCCGCGGATCGCCGCGAGGGTCTGGGAGGCGCTCGGGGACGCCCGGACGGTGCTGAACGTCGGCGCCGGCACCGGGTCCTACGAGCCCCCCGACCGCGACGTCACGGCGGTGGAACCGTCGGCGGTCATGCGGGCGCAGCGTCCGGCGGGCGCGGCGCCGTGCGTGGCCGCCCGTGCGGAGCGCCTCCCGTTCGCGGACCAGTCCTTCGACGCGGCGATGGCGTTCAGCACCGTTCACCACTGGCACGACCCGATCGCCGGGCTGCGCGAGATGCGGCGCGTGGCCCGCCGCGTGGTGGTGTTCACGCACGACGCCAGTGACACGGGCTGGCGCCACCGGTTCTGGCTCAGCCGCGACTACCTGCCCGAGGTCGCCGGCCTGGTCGCCGGCCGGCCCTCGGTGGACCAGCTGGCCGGCGCGATCGGGGCCCGCATAGAGCCGGTGCTGATCCCGTGGGACTGCGCCGACGGCTTCTTCGAGGCCTACTGGCGCCGGCCCGAGGCGTACCTGGACGAACACGTGCGCCGCGCCGTATCGGTATGGACCAGGGTCGGACTGCAGGCCGAGCAGCGGGCAGTGAGCAGGCTCCGCGACGACCTTTCCTCAGGCCGCTGGGGCGAACGCAACCGCGACCTCGTCGCCCTCGACGCGGCCGAGCTCGGCCTGCGCCTTCTCGTGGCCTGAACCAAGGAGCTGTGATGATGCGGACCGACAAGGACACAGAGCACCACCAGGACTACGCGCCCGGCGGCGCATGCACCGAGCAGCACTGGCGGAAGGACGAACGGCTGCTTCACAGTTCGTCGTTCGGCGCGGCGGCGGCCGCATACGCCGAGCACCGTCCGGACTACGCGCAGGCCGCGGTGCGTTGGGCGCTCGAGCCGGCGCCCGGCCCGCGGGTGCTCGACCTCGGCGCCGGAACCGGCAAGTTGACCGCCACGCTGCTGGCCTTGGGTGCCGAAGTCCTCGCGGTCGAGCCCGACCCGGCGATGCTGGCCGAGCTTCGTGGCGCGCT from Kitasatospora azatica KCTC 9699 harbors:
- a CDS encoding carbohydrate ABC transporter permease, whose product is MTLAHTDRPPRSPVASRATHRTRDARAAVRRQRRRTQLTAWAFVAPLVVYLAAFYLYPLYRNLDLSLHHYTVRSFVDGNAPFSGWANFSQVLHDPTFWPALTNTAVFTLASLAFQYVIGLALAVFFNRHFRLAGILRALFLVPWLLPLIVSSSTWSWMLNSESGIVNHTLHLVGIAPVDWLTSPRWALTSVIIANIWIGIPFNLVVLYSGLQNVPAELYEAASLDGAGAWQQFRRITFPLLRPVSAITLLLGLVYTLKVFDLIWIMTRGGPGNSSSTLATWSYKLGFGTLLPQFGPGAAVGNILILIALLFGLLYIRVQRRQEA
- a CDS encoding sugar ABC transporter substrate-binding protein, whose translation is MRQTRRTAIAAALLTVTALASATACSSGSTVQGSSSDKGTFTFWDPYPQFDATSDWGKRVAACGTQAGVTVKRTSLDTTDLGNKALLAAQQGNSPDVMLVDNPVVSTLVEAGILNKMSDLGVDTASVQQNIIGAGAIDGAAYGLPIGANTLALYYNKSVLDAAGVDPASVTNWDSLNSALAKVKAAGKKGITFSAIGTEEGSFQFLPWFWGAGGDLTHLNDAKGVAALSLWKGWVADGSAPNDVLNNTQTTSWQEFATGQYAFGENGTWQLANAAKAGFPYGVINIPAKDGGPAPAPTGGEFVTVPVQKDTARYAVTKQIVSCLTDSANLLGTDTTLSYIAPTQAVQAQQTQANSALTPWVSAVAAARGRTSNGLGSKYPVISQQLWTAVQGALSGGQGPQAALDAAQNAAANHKG
- a CDS encoding glycoside hydrolase family 127 protein, which encodes MSRSTSTPAAPATPTTPATHGPVRIGAQARTAQRPTVDPVVSGGFWYDRRRTVARVAIPQGPGLLESAGNLHDLRLAAGAADGPFRGDYPFMDSDVYKWLEAASWQLGQAPDGEHGAAAEASLAEHMEKIIALVADAQQPDGYLNSWFQSGKGDGPFLDLRWGHELYCAGHLIQAAVAHHRATGADSLLQVARRFADHIDATFGTPDSGKPVDGIDGHPEVETALVELYRETGERRYLDLAGYFVDRFGHGRLGGERYCQDRVPLRQADNVEGHAVRQLYLLAAAADLATETGDDELGAAAARLWHAMVATKTHLTGGVGAHHDEEDFGDPYELPNERAYCETCAAIASIQFSWRMALLTGQARYSDLIERTLFNGFLAGMSLDGERWLYVNPLQVRDGHTDTGDDQSARRTRWFRCACCPPNVMRLLASLEHYVSASDGSGLHLHQYVSGRYRGETDRGLPIFVNVNTDYPWQGRITVTVEECPDMPWTLSLRIPQWCRDYTLSVDGVPSARTQNEAPAQDGWLRVERVWTAGDALVLDLDLPVRLVEADPRVDAVRGCVAIERGPLVYCVEQVDHPGGGLDDVVLDPSRPLSAKDRPDLLGGVVTVVGAGYRRRLAPSGWWPYQDRTDAERGDHASPVGTGEPVELTAVPYYAWANREDGSMRVWLPTD
- a CDS encoding LacI family DNA-binding transcriptional regulator, with amino-acid sequence MSENVRPSVGTRARLADVAALAGVSVGTASKALSGSGRMRPETRQRVMAAVQALDFRPNQQAQSLHSGRSWTVGLMTTDGIGRFSTPVLLGAEDALGAGRISVLLCDTRGDAIREQHHLRNLMDRRVDGIIVTGRRTDPRPPLEDVQDVPVVYALSPSTGPSDISVVSDEKGGCRLAVEHLLGVGRTRIAHVTGPAHHAAAHDRARYTESLLSEASLSLSTGRVHYGDWSEAWGRRATDSVLRSAPDTDAFFCGNDQIARGVTDALRERGVRVPEDVAVIGYDNWDTMALASRPPLTTVDVDLVEIGRIAALRLLEAIDARPNPGTHTVPCRLMVRESA
- a CDS encoding GNAT family N-acetyltransferase, with protein sequence MAAIRRYRPGDRDAVFDICMRTAEAGGDARGVYRDQQLLPNIFAAPYTVLEPELAFVLDDGDGPVGYVLGTRDTTRFVRDFREKWLPVVAARHPLPAGEPGTPDEVMATLLHRPERMLVPELADYPAHLHIDLLPDYQGRGYGRALLTTLFAALDEAGAARVHLGMVTANTAARGFYDRMGFHEIRVADPGVLTYLGRPTSRPGD
- a CDS encoding SMP-30/gluconolactonase/LRE family protein, whose protein sequence is MKIRHDDPEPLDHEPLLLGEGPSWDAESATLSLVDIAGRALLIVTDQGTTRIPVADDIGCAVPWRTDQWLAAVGTDLLAVSRDGSVGEVAKLPADPATHRANDGKCDPAGRLWVGVMARDAAAGAGLLCVAREHGRVETVLTGLTIPNGLGWSPDGTVMYVTDSVPGTITAYDFDPGSGRLGESRTLITIDPRLGAPDGLTVDAEGHLWTALWDGGAVLRFAPDGALVGVLELPVARLTSCCFAGPDLTELIVTTASIGLDQEALGRYPASGSTYRVRTGIRGLPASRLTDS
- a CDS encoding SMI1/KNR4 family protein, coding for MRSTPAPPPLTCREVAEAERALGISFPEEYRSYVLGVSAGGVLPRLEHTDQGWWWAGNRNRRRDLLATPFPHPASYAQADAELSEREPRLEDFSDDLSYAAAWHAWDTECEEFEDRKTAGAVIVQENGCGFSTLLVMTGPLAGTVWWDGRATCDQIVSLSLHHGDSGRPATLSEWIRHGSWDLLPPGWGSR
- a CDS encoding MerR family transcriptional regulator; this translates as MAELAGVSVRTLHHYDEIGLVQPSARTAVGYRAYSAGDVERLREVLAYRRLGFGLREIADLVDDPTTDAVAHLHRLRGLLVEQRERAAAMVTAIDRELEARAMGIRTTPEEQLKVFGAQLYEAIGSAYPATRRTEPRIAARVWEALGDARTVLNVGAGTGSYEPPDRDVTAVEPSAVMRAQRPAGAAPCVAARAERLPFADQSFDAAMAFSTVHHWHDPIAGLREMRRVARRVVVFTHDASDTGWRHRFWLSRDYLPEVAGLVAGRPSVDQLAGAIGARIEPVLIPWDCADGFFEAYWRRPEAYLDEHVRRAVSVWTRVGLQAEQRAVSRLRDDLSSGRWGERNRDLVALDAAELGLRLLVA